One window of the Crassaminicella thermophila genome contains the following:
- a CDS encoding YbaB/EbfC family nucleoid-associated protein, which produces MAKGRGKMPMMPGNMNNMLKQVQKMQKQMEKMQAELEEKEVEASAGGGAVSVKVNGKKELLDVKIQPEVVDPDDIEMLQDLIIAAVNEAMRKAEDMMNAEMGKITGGINVPGLF; this is translated from the coding sequence ATGGCAAAGGGTAGGGGAAAAATGCCAATGATGCCTGGCAATATGAATAATATGTTAAAGCAAGTGCAAAAGATGCAAAAGCAAATGGAGAAAATGCAGGCGGAATTAGAAGAAAAAGAAGTTGAAGCAAGTGCTGGTGGTGGTGCTGTGTCTGTAAAAGTAAACGGAAAAAAAGAATTATTAGATGTAAAGATTCAGCCAGAAGTTGTTGATCCAGATGATATAGAAATGCTTCAAGACTTAATCATTGCTGCTGTAAATGAAGCTATGAGAAAAGCAGAGGATATGATGAATGCAGAAATGGGAAAAATTACAGGGGGCATAAATGTTCCAGGTTTATTTTAG
- a CDS encoding GNAT family N-acetyltransferase — MYCRKMIGDKCYLSPINVNDYEKYTTWVNDMEVGVGMIFSASLITATKEKELLERLAQSEFNFAIIDKENDKLIGNVGFPKIDKINHVGEMGIFIGNKNYWGKGYGVEAIKLILDFGFNILNLHNINLKVFEYNKPAIKCYKKAGFKEVGRLREAKQIAGKRYDEIYMDILASEYESVYIKDLVEKKNKQGKSIKEEV, encoded by the coding sequence ATGTATTGTAGAAAAATGATAGGTGATAAATGTTACTTATCACCAATTAATGTTAATGATTATGAAAAATATACTACATGGGTAAATGATATGGAAGTAGGAGTAGGAATGATATTTTCAGCAAGTCTGATTACCGCAACAAAGGAAAAGGAATTATTGGAAAGATTGGCACAATCAGAATTTAATTTTGCTATTATAGATAAAGAAAATGATAAATTAATAGGAAATGTAGGTTTTCCCAAAATAGATAAAATTAATCATGTAGGAGAAATGGGAATATTTATAGGAAATAAAAATTATTGGGGAAAAGGATACGGGGTTGAGGCTATTAAGTTAATACTTGATTTTGGATTTAATATTTTAAATTTACACAATATTAATTTGAAAGTTTTTGAATATAATAAACCTGCAATAAAATGCTACAAAAAAGCAGGCTTTAAGGAAGTAGGACGACTTAGGGAAGCCAAACAGATTGCAGGGAAAAGATATGACGAAATATACATGGATATATTAGCAAGTGAATATGAATCTGTTTATATAAAAGATTTAGTAGAAAAGAAAAATAAGCAAGGGAAGAGTATTAAAGAAGAGGTTTAG
- a CDS encoding NADH-dependent [FeFe] hydrogenase, group A6 produces MSENNMINITINDQKMQVPEGITILEAAHKAGIRIPTLCHLDLHDLKLVNKTASCRVCTVELKGRNSLVPACVTQATDGMIIRTDSLRAINARRMAVELLLSNHPNECFTCPKNLECELQSLAKELGVRDIKWQGEKMNYEKDLSSEAIVKDPNKCIMCRRCETMCNEVQTCGILSAIGRGFKTIVGPAFNIPMKDSSCTYCGQCVAVCPTAALTEINHTHKVWEALSDPDKHVVVQVAPAIRVALGELFGMEPGTIVTGKLATALKRMGFDAVFDTDFAADLTIMEEASELIHRIENGGKLPMLTSCCPAWVKFIEHQFPELLDVPSTCKSPHIMLGTITKTYYAKKMGLDPNKIVVVSVMPCIAKKAEAARPELTKDHTNNVDIVVTTREFATMLKEAGIDFKNLPDSDFDHPLGESTGASVIFGTTGGVIEAAIRTAYEWLTGEELKNVEFNQLRGMAGIREGTVKIKDMDIKIGIANGLGNARKLLEDIRDGKSTYHAIEIMACPGGCIGGGGQPYHHGNEEVVKKRQQAIYQEDRSKTLRKSHENPEILKLYEEYLGKPYGEKSHELLHTHYEARERI; encoded by the coding sequence ATGTCAGAGAATAATATGATAAATATAACAATCAATGATCAAAAGATGCAGGTTCCAGAAGGAATAACCATATTGGAAGCTGCTCATAAAGCAGGTATAAGAATTCCTACTCTTTGTCATCTTGATTTACATGATTTAAAACTTGTAAATAAAACTGCCTCATGTCGGGTATGTACAGTTGAATTAAAGGGGCGAAATTCTTTAGTTCCTGCCTGTGTCACTCAAGCTACTGACGGCATGATTATTCGAACAGATTCTCTTCGTGCCATTAATGCTCGCAGAATGGCAGTAGAGTTGCTTTTATCAAATCATCCCAATGAATGCTTTACCTGCCCAAAAAATTTAGAATGTGAACTTCAATCATTAGCAAAAGAACTTGGAGTACGAGATATTAAATGGCAAGGAGAAAAAATGAATTATGAAAAGGATTTATCAAGTGAAGCTATTGTAAAGGATCCAAATAAATGCATTATGTGCAGACGCTGCGAAACCATGTGTAATGAGGTTCAAACCTGTGGTATCCTTTCTGCTATTGGTCGTGGATTCAAAACCATTGTGGGTCCAGCCTTTAATATTCCTATGAAGGATTCTTCCTGTACCTATTGCGGCCAATGCGTAGCAGTATGTCCTACAGCTGCATTAACAGAGATTAATCATACCCATAAAGTATGGGAAGCTCTTAGTGATCCAGATAAGCATGTTGTAGTACAAGTAGCTCCTGCTATTCGTGTTGCCCTAGGAGAACTTTTCGGCATGGAACCTGGAACAATTGTCACAGGAAAATTAGCAACAGCCCTAAAACGCATGGGATTTGATGCCGTTTTTGATACGGATTTTGCTGCTGATTTAACAATAATGGAAGAAGCATCCGAATTGATTCATCGTATTGAAAATGGTGGAAAGCTTCCAATGCTTACAAGCTGCTGCCCTGCATGGGTAAAATTTATTGAACATCAATTCCCAGAGTTGTTAGATGTTCCTTCTACCTGCAAATCTCCCCATATTATGCTAGGTACCATTACAAAAACCTATTATGCAAAAAAGATGGGACTTGATCCAAATAAAATTGTAGTTGTATCCGTTATGCCATGTATTGCAAAAAAAGCAGAAGCAGCACGTCCAGAACTTACAAAAGACCATACAAACAATGTAGATATTGTTGTAACAACCCGTGAATTTGCTACCATGCTAAAAGAAGCAGGAATCGATTTTAAAAATCTTCCTGATAGTGATTTTGATCATCCTCTTGGTGAAAGTACAGGTGCTTCTGTTATTTTTGGTACAACAGGTGGCGTTATAGAAGCTGCTATTCGTACTGCTTATGAATGGCTTACAGGAGAAGAACTAAAGAATGTGGAGTTTAATCAGCTAAGAGGTATGGCTGGCATTCGTGAAGGAACTGTTAAAATTAAGGATATGGATATAAAAATAGGCATTGCCAATGGACTTGGAAATGCACGGAAACTTCTTGAAGATATTAGGGATGGAAAATCAACCTATCATGCTATTGAAATTATGGCATGTCCAGGAGGATGTATCGGTGGAGGAGGACAACCTTATCATCATGGAAATGAAGAAGTTGTTAAAAAGCGTCAACAAGCCATTTATCAGGAAGATAGAAGCAAAACCCTAAGGAAATCTCATGAAAATCCAGAAATATTAAAATTATACGAAGAATACCTAGGCAAACCTTATGGAGAAAAATCACATGAGCTTTTGCATACCCATTATGAAGCCAGAGAAAGAATATAA
- a CDS encoding (2Fe-2S) ferredoxin domain-containing protein, with protein sequence MQIKSIEELKKIREKSLKKVNLREHGEEGGDQIEVLVGMATCGIASGARQTLNAIVDEVSKENLDNVKVIQVGCIGYCHSEPIVQVNIPGEKPILYGKVDTKKAREIVQKHIKGKEPLKESIIDTSFDRI encoded by the coding sequence GTGCAAATTAAATCAATAGAAGAATTAAAAAAAATCAGAGAAAAATCTCTTAAAAAAGTCAATTTAAGAGAACATGGTGAAGAAGGTGGAGATCAAATAGAGGTACTAGTTGGTATGGCAACCTGTGGAATTGCATCTGGAGCACGCCAAACCTTAAATGCAATTGTAGATGAAGTATCTAAAGAAAATCTTGATAATGTAAAAGTAATTCAAGTAGGTTGTATTGGTTACTGCCATAGCGAACCCATTGTACAAGTAAATATCCCTGGAGAAAAACCTATTCTTTATGGAAAAGTCGATACAAAAAAGGCTCGTGAAATTGTACAAAAACATATAAAGGGTAAAGAACCTTTAAAAGAATCTATTATCGATACTTCATTTGACAGAATCTAA
- a CDS encoding sigma-54 interaction domain-containing protein: MSIDEYFCSDKEINKESYSDKMYIEILNTILDTVNEWVIVVDENGIIIMMSKAYKEFLNISNPEGKHVTEVVENTRLHVVLKTGVMEVGEIQQIRNQRMISMRVPIKKDGKVIGAVGKVMFKDVRDLKLLSKKISNLEKELAYYKSELSKDRTAKYSFQDLIGNSPSMRAIKNIAIRVAKTSSNVLITGESGTGKELFAHAIHNASNRYLGPFVKINCAAIPGELLESELFGYEEGAFTGARKGGKEGKFELANGGTILLDEIGDMPLSMQAKLLRVLQEKEVERLGGNVIRKVDVRIIAATNKDLEELVRKGEFREDFFYRLNVMSMKLPPLRERKEDIETLAEELRIKISNRLGVYVEGISQDAIEYLKKYHWPGNIRELENVIERAINLLDSDLIIKPKHLPKRLTKDKGKIYRRENKSLKDMVEELEKEIILECLKENKGNKNRTAKELGISRLGLYKKIERYGLEIDK, encoded by the coding sequence ATGAGTATAGATGAATACTTTTGTTCTGATAAAGAGATTAACAAAGAATCATACAGCGATAAAATGTATATTGAAATATTAAATACAATTCTAGATACAGTAAATGAATGGGTTATAGTTGTTGATGAAAATGGTATTATTATTATGATGAGTAAAGCATATAAAGAGTTTTTAAATATTTCAAATCCTGAAGGGAAACATGTAACTGAAGTGGTTGAAAATACACGGCTTCATGTAGTACTTAAGACAGGAGTAATGGAAGTAGGCGAAATTCAACAAATAAGAAATCAAAGAATGATATCTATGCGGGTTCCAATTAAGAAAGATGGAAAGGTAATTGGAGCAGTCGGAAAGGTAATGTTTAAAGATGTAAGAGATTTAAAATTGCTGAGCAAAAAAATTAGTAATCTTGAAAAAGAATTAGCATATTATAAAAGTGAATTGAGCAAGGATCGAACTGCTAAGTATTCTTTTCAGGATTTGATTGGCAATAGTCCGAGTATGAGAGCCATAAAAAATATAGCAATAAGAGTGGCAAAAACAAGTTCTAATGTGCTTATTACAGGAGAAAGCGGAACAGGGAAGGAGCTTTTTGCCCATGCTATCCACAATGCGAGTAATAGATACTTAGGACCATTTGTAAAAATAAATTGTGCAGCTATACCAGGAGAACTTTTGGAATCGGAATTATTTGGATATGAGGAAGGAGCCTTTACAGGAGCAAGAAAAGGGGGAAAAGAAGGGAAATTTGAACTTGCAAATGGAGGCACTATTTTACTTGATGAGATCGGAGATATGCCCCTTAGCATGCAGGCAAAACTTTTAAGAGTTCTTCAAGAAAAAGAGGTAGAAAGATTAGGTGGAAATGTGATTCGAAAAGTAGATGTTAGAATTATTGCAGCTACTAATAAAGATTTAGAAGAACTTGTAAGAAAAGGAGAGTTTAGAGAAGATTTCTTTTATAGACTAAATGTCATGTCTATGAAGCTACCTCCGCTAAGAGAAAGAAAAGAAGATATTGAAACCCTTGCAGAGGAATTAAGAATAAAGATATCTAATAGATTAGGTGTATATGTTGAAGGAATATCTCAAGATGCTATTGAATATTTAAAAAAATATCATTGGCCCGGAAATATTAGAGAGCTTGAAAATGTAATAGAAAGGGCAATTAATCTCCTAGATTCTGATTTAATAATAAAGCCAAAGCATTTACCTAAAAGATTAACAAAGGACAAAGGAAAAATTTATCGAAGAGAAAATAAGTCTTTAAAGGATATGGTGGAAGAATTGGAGAAAGAAATTATTTTAGAATGCTTAAAAGAAAATAAAGGGAATAAAAATAGAACAGCGAAGGAACTTGGAATTAGTAGACTAGGATTGTACAAAAAAATTGAAAGATATGGATTAGAAATTGACAAATAA
- the nuoE gene encoding NADH-quinone oxidoreductase subunit NuoE — MEGNLPKEKFDELEKYIDSLKSTKGALIEILHKAQDLFGYLPRNVQLFVARKLGIPGAEVFGVVSFYSYFTTTPQGKHTISVCMGTACFVKGSDKIIEKLKEKLDIASGETTKDGLFTLKDIRCIGACGLAPVVMVDEKVYGRVKEEDLDEILNTYRK, encoded by the coding sequence ATGGAAGGGAATTTACCAAAAGAAAAGTTTGATGAATTAGAAAAATATATCGATAGCCTTAAGTCAACAAAAGGTGCATTAATAGAAATCCTTCACAAAGCACAGGATCTGTTTGGATATCTTCCAAGAAATGTACAGCTTTTTGTAGCAAGAAAACTTGGAATCCCTGGTGCTGAGGTTTTTGGCGTTGTAAGCTTTTATTCTTATTTTACAACCACACCCCAAGGAAAACATACCATCAGTGTATGCATGGGAACTGCCTGCTTCGTAAAAGGTTCAGATAAAATCATTGAAAAATTAAAAGAAAAACTAGACATAGCATCTGGAGAAACAACAAAGGATGGACTTTTTACTTTAAAAGATATCCGCTGCATTGGCGCATGCGGTCTTGCTCCCGTAGTTATGGTAGATGAAAAAGTATATGGTCGGGTAAAAGAAGAAGATTTAGACGAAATCCTTAATACTTACCGTAAATAG
- a CDS encoding ABC1 kinase family protein has protein sequence MGKISERKRIKEIISVFVKHGIKKGKMNPVNARQALEELGTTFVKIGQILSTRPDILPSEYIQEFEKLQDRVKPEKYEDIKAIVERELGDSIENIFLNFEKSPIASASMAQVHLACTKNNEQIVLKIQRPHVKETILSDIAILKRITKIGKFVPQRNVIDFKEVVEEIGAVMEKELDFLNEAKNIEEFCSYNKKIPYIICPKVYNEYTTSSVLVMEYIKGIKINNIKELEEKGYDLKDLGKKLINNYIKQVFEDGFFHADPHPGNILICGKKIAYIDFGMMGVLDKSMREKLNDFLYAAATRDVEALTQAVFKIGIKKGKVHIRNLHSDIEEIYNKYVYESLHHIDFPQFLDELFQVSKKNNIAMPTNMTMFLKGIMTIEGVVIKLDPDMNIMDVVIPYIKEHILLKRSYKQDIIEQLDNIYQLSKYGLKIPIKTLELVNSALAGKLKVQIEHVNLEDGLHQLNKMINRIVFALIISSIIVGSSLVINANVGPKIYGIPFFGLIGYLSAAIMGGWLLVLILRNEKMY, from the coding sequence ATGGGTAAAATAAGTGAAAGAAAAAGAATTAAAGAAATTATTTCTGTTTTTGTAAAACATGGTATAAAAAAAGGAAAAATGAATCCTGTAAACGCTAGACAAGCATTAGAAGAGTTAGGAACTACATTTGTGAAAATAGGGCAGATATTATCTACGCGTCCAGATATTTTGCCTAGTGAATACATTCAGGAGTTTGAAAAATTGCAAGATCGTGTTAAACCAGAAAAATATGAAGATATTAAAGCTATTGTAGAAAGAGAACTAGGAGATTCTATTGAGAATATATTTTTAAATTTTGAGAAATCTCCTATTGCATCTGCTTCTATGGCCCAAGTCCATTTAGCCTGTACAAAAAATAATGAACAAATTGTATTAAAAATTCAACGGCCCCATGTAAAGGAAACGATATTGAGTGACATTGCCATATTAAAAAGAATTACAAAGATTGGAAAATTTGTTCCTCAAAGAAATGTCATTGATTTTAAAGAAGTAGTAGAGGAAATAGGGGCTGTTATGGAGAAAGAATTAGATTTTTTAAATGAAGCAAAAAATATAGAAGAATTTTGTTCTTATAATAAAAAAATACCTTATATAATTTGTCCAAAAGTATATAATGAATATACTACTTCAAGTGTATTAGTGATGGAATATATAAAAGGTATAAAAATAAACAATATTAAGGAGTTAGAAGAAAAAGGATATGACCTAAAGGATTTAGGGAAAAAGCTCATTAATAATTATATTAAGCAAGTTTTTGAAGATGGTTTTTTTCATGCAGACCCTCATCCAGGGAATATATTAATTTGTGGTAAAAAGATTGCATATATTGATTTTGGGATGATGGGAGTTCTAGACAAAAGTATGAGAGAAAAGCTCAATGATTTTTTATATGCAGCAGCAACAAGAGATGTAGAGGCTTTAACACAAGCTGTTTTTAAAATAGGTATAAAAAAAGGAAAAGTACATATTAGAAACCTTCATTCTGATATTGAAGAGATTTATAACAAATATGTTTATGAGAGCTTGCATCATATAGATTTTCCACAGTTTTTAGATGAGTTGTTTCAGGTAAGCAAAAAAAATAACATTGCCATGCCTACAAACATGACTATGTTTTTAAAAGGAATTATGACCATAGAAGGGGTAGTGATAAAGCTTGATCCTGATATGAATATTATGGATGTTGTCATTCCTTATATAAAGGAACATATCCTTTTAAAAAGAAGCTATAAACAAGATATTATAGAGCAGTTAGACAATATTTATCAATTATCAAAATATGGTCTTAAAATACCTATTAAAACTTTAGAATTAGTAAATAGTGCTTTAGCAGGAAAATTAAAGGTACAGATTGAACATGTCAACTTAGAAGATGGGTTGCATCAGTTAAACAAAATGATAAATAGAATTGTTTTTGCATTAATTATTTCATCTATTATTGTTGGTTCATCTTTGGTTATTAATGCAAATGTAGGACCGAAGATTTATGGTATTCCATTTTTCGGACTTATAGGTTATTTAAGTGCAGCTATTATGGGAGGGTGGCTTTTAGTTTTAATACTTCGTAATGAAAAGATGTATTAG
- a CDS encoding YaaL family protein yields MSRVGSNSKRNEKNTNSFFNKINTIYAQVVNGEDIRSEEDKMIDTIRSAHDEWKNAEAFFQNVTDPDLIDYAIYRVEAAKTRYTYLMKVAREMGIKANIQ; encoded by the coding sequence ATGAGTAGGGTAGGCAGTAACTCAAAGAGAAATGAAAAAAATACAAATAGCTTCTTTAATAAGATAAATACAATTTATGCACAGGTCGTAAATGGGGAAGATATTCGTTCGGAAGAAGACAAAATGATAGATACAATAAGATCAGCTCATGATGAGTGGAAAAATGCAGAGGCATTTTTTCAAAATGTAACAGATCCGGATTTAATCGATTATGCAATATATCGGGTAGAAGCTGCAAAAACAAGATATACCTATCTTATGAAAGTTGCAAGAGAAATGGGAATCAAAGCTAATATACAGTAA
- the dnaX gene encoding DNA polymerase III subunit gamma/tau, which translates to MSYVALYRKWRPKVFEDVVGQQHITQTLKNQIKNENIAHAYLFCGTRGTGKTSTAKIFARAVNCLNPKDYDPCNECEICTGIQHESIMDVIEIDAASNNGVDDIRELRENVKYPPTKGRYKVYIIDEVHMLSTGAFNALLKTLEEPPSYVIFILATTEPHKIPATIHSRCQRFDFKRVKEGDIVNRMAHICHSMNIEVQEEALKLIARNADGAMRDALSILDQCVSFGTGKITYDDVINILGTVSDEFIFNLVDYITDGNSKNAIELIEELISSGKDIQQFIKDFIEHYRNLMMTKVSNKLEGIINLSRENIDRLIDQGKRLEINAIIRAIKELSQTAADAKWATQPRILLEVAVVKLSQPMFDQSIEGLIERVSALEKIIRSGKIKVENVVNEEIAKDQKDVEQEKELENIPKKENLKPINFDALKKGWDQILKVIKKRKISVYAVLMEGQLVKVEKNTLIVAFKHGFGFHKEAAGKNPYKEFIESVIAEMVGQKVQLQCVMEDELDNILTKEDEGASEEDMEVQKIIELFGEDMVEILE; encoded by the coding sequence ATGTCATATGTTGCATTATATAGAAAGTGGAGACCAAAAGTTTTTGAAGATGTAGTAGGACAGCAACATATTACCCAAACATTGAAAAATCAAATAAAGAATGAGAATATTGCTCACGCTTATTTGTTTTGTGGGACAAGAGGAACAGGGAAAACCTCTACAGCAAAAATATTTGCTCGTGCTGTTAATTGTCTTAACCCAAAAGATTATGATCCTTGTAATGAATGTGAGATATGTACAGGGATACAGCATGAAAGTATTATGGATGTTATAGAGATAGATGCTGCTTCAAATAATGGAGTAGATGATATTCGAGAGCTTAGAGAAAATGTAAAATATCCACCTACAAAGGGAAGATACAAGGTTTATATTATTGATGAGGTACATATGCTATCTACAGGAGCATTTAATGCACTGCTTAAAACTCTTGAAGAACCACCTAGCTATGTTATATTTATTTTAGCTACTACGGAGCCTCATAAGATTCCTGCAACCATTCATTCTCGATGTCAGCGTTTTGATTTCAAACGAGTAAAGGAAGGGGATATTGTCAATAGAATGGCACATATATGTCATTCTATGAATATAGAAGTGCAAGAGGAAGCTCTAAAATTAATTGCTAGAAATGCTGACGGTGCAATGAGAGATGCTTTAAGTATACTAGATCAGTGCGTATCATTTGGAACAGGAAAAATTACTTATGATGATGTCATTAATATACTTGGAACGGTTAGCGATGAATTTATATTTAACTTGGTTGATTATATAACGGATGGAAATTCAAAAAATGCTATAGAATTGATTGAAGAATTGATATCATCTGGAAAAGACATTCAACAATTCATCAAAGATTTTATTGAGCATTATAGGAATTTGATGATGACAAAGGTATCAAATAAATTAGAAGGAATTATCAATCTTTCTAGAGAAAATATTGATAGACTGATTGATCAGGGAAAGAGATTAGAAATTAATGCAATTATACGTGCAATAAAAGAACTTTCTCAAACAGCAGCAGATGCAAAGTGGGCAACTCAGCCTAGGATTCTTTTAGAGGTTGCAGTTGTAAAGCTATCACAGCCTATGTTTGATCAATCTATTGAAGGATTAATTGAGAGGGTTTCAGCTTTAGAGAAAATTATTAGATCTGGAAAAATAAAAGTTGAAAATGTTGTAAATGAAGAAATAGCAAAAGATCAAAAAGATGTAGAACAAGAGAAAGAACTAGAAAATATACCAAAGAAGGAAAACCTAAAGCCTATAAACTTCGATGCATTAAAAAAAGGATGGGACCAGATTCTTAAAGTGATTAAGAAAAGGAAGATTTCTGTATATGCAGTACTAATGGAAGGTCAACTTGTAAAGGTAGAAAAAAATACTTTGATAGTAGCCTTTAAACATGGATTTGGTTTTCATAAAGAAGCAGCAGGAAAGAATCCATATAAAGAATTTATAGAAAGTGTTATTGCAGAAATGGTCGGACAAAAAGTCCAACTGCAATGTGTTATGGAGGATGAGCTAGATAATATACTTACAAAAGAAGATGAAGGTGCATCTGAGGAAGATATGGAAGTACAAAAAATTATTGAGTTGTTTGGAGAAGATATGGTTGAGATTTTAGAATAA
- the recR gene encoding recombination mediator RecR has product MNYYAAPIARLIEEFSKLPGIGRKTAQRLAFHVLNMKENDVVNLSEAIIYAKKSTKYCSECANITDIDPCSICRNENRDKSIICVVEDPKDVIAMEKTKEFKGVYHVLHGAISPMEGIGPGDIRIKELLLRLQKNEVTEVILATNPTIEGEATSMYISKLIKPSGIKVTRIAHGIPVGGDLEYADEVTLSKALEGRREL; this is encoded by the coding sequence ATGAATTATTATGCAGCACCTATTGCAAGGCTAATAGAAGAATTTTCAAAATTACCAGGGATAGGAAGAAAAACAGCTCAAAGATTAGCTTTTCATGTGCTAAATATGAAGGAAAATGACGTAGTGAATCTATCAGAGGCAATTATATATGCAAAGAAAAGCACAAAATACTGTTCAGAATGTGCCAATATAACGGATATAGATCCTTGTAGTATATGTAGAAATGAAAATAGAGATAAAAGCATTATCTGTGTTGTTGAAGATCCAAAAGATGTTATTGCAATGGAAAAAACGAAAGAATTTAAAGGAGTTTATCATGTTTTACATGGAGCTATATCCCCTATGGAAGGTATAGGACCTGGGGATATTCGAATCAAAGAGCTATTATTAAGGCTGCAAAAAAATGAAGTAACAGAAGTAATCCTTGCTACAAATCCAACCATAGAAGGAGAGGCTACATCCATGTATATTTCAAAATTAATAAAACCTTCTGGGATTAAAGTAACGAGAATTGCTCATGGGATTCCTGTAGGTGGAGATTTAGAATATGCTGATGAAGTAACCTTATCTAAGGCACTAGAAGGAAGAAGAGAATTATAA
- a CDS encoding proton-conducting transporter transmembrane domain-containing protein, with translation MFIGGFLALLQRNIKRILAYSSMSQAGYILLGVGLTGILKDHKAVAIYATFYHIINHAIFKVLLFMGAGIIYMILHELSINVIRGFGKNKPLLKVVFFIGLLAIIGMPGFNGFISKTLLHEALLEANNIDYSMWLSIGEIVFTISSGFTVAYLLKIFIAVFMEKNEKYTGQFKSHVRKRAIFPMGVLGAAIVYIGLNPDILMPILEKSLEVFDAHGTVESHFYTNHNIQTSIITILIGIFIYLGFVQLYLRKHTDKEYFYINPSIKWLNLERDVYEPIIRITFVSVSEIFHFIDRILVDSVYLLRAGIKALSGMKIRHERYRKKGTKNSIDVKHFIDDISSEFHSLSDVLRKLYKHTTSLMSAIFIVAIILAIVLLVLVF, from the coding sequence ATGTTTATAGGCGGCTTTTTAGCACTTCTTCAAAGAAATATCAAAAGGATTCTTGCGTACAGCAGTATGAGTCAGGCAGGATATATTTTATTGGGGGTTGGACTTACAGGTATATTAAAAGACCATAAAGCAGTAGCTATCTATGCAACTTTTTACCATATTATCAATCATGCAATCTTTAAGGTTTTGCTATTTATGGGTGCAGGAATTATTTATATGATTTTGCATGAATTAAGTATAAATGTTATTAGAGGTTTTGGAAAAAATAAACCCTTATTAAAAGTAGTGTTTTTTATAGGGCTTTTGGCAATTATTGGAATGCCTGGTTTTAATGGATTTATAAGTAAAACCCTTTTGCATGAAGCATTACTTGAAGCGAATAATATTGATTATAGTATGTGGTTGAGTATAGGGGAGATTGTTTTTACAATAAGTAGCGGTTTTACAGTAGCGTATTTACTAAAGATTTTTATAGCTGTGTTTATGGAGAAAAATGAAAAATATACAGGCCAATTTAAATCTCACGTGCGAAAAAGAGCAATATTTCCTATGGGAGTTTTAGGGGCAGCAATTGTTTATATAGGTCTAAATCCAGATATCTTAATGCCTATTCTTGAGAAATCTTTAGAAGTATTTGATGCCCATGGTACAGTAGAAAGTCATTTCTATACCAATCATAATATACAAACTTCTATTATTACTATTTTAATCGGTATATTTATATATTTAGGGTTTGTTCAATTGTATTTAAGGAAACATACAGATAAAGAATATTTTTATATCAATCCTTCTATCAAATGGCTAAATCTTGAAAGAGATGTATATGAACCTATTATTAGGATTACATTTGTATCTGTTTCGGAAATTTTTCATTTTATTGATAGGATTTTAGTCGATTCTGTATATTTATTAAGAGCTGGAATTAAGGCCCTTAGTGGAATGAAAATAAGGCATGAACGCTACAGAAAGAAGGGAACAAAAAATTCTATTGATGTAAAGCATTTTATTGATGATATCAGTTCAGAATTTCACAGCTTATCAGATGTTTTAAGGAAACTGTATAAGCATACAACGAGTCTGATGTCTGCCATATTTATTGTAGCTATTATTCTTGCAATTGTATTATTGGTATTGGTTTTTTAG